The window GTTGACTTCTTTTTTGAAAGTAGTGTCGAGCAGAGCAGTTGTTGATATTTACCATTCATTTTCAATCAGGGTGAGAGCTGCTCGATATCTGATGATCACGCTGGTCACCTTCCCTCTGAACAGCGATCCAAGTATTTTCCTGCCCGAGGCAGCAGTATAAGGTCTTTTTTTTGCCATTAGGCTACGGACTTTTTAATCATCTAAAAGACTTCTCTTACATTGAGAGTTTCTCTTGACATAACAGTGAGAGCCAGTTGGGTGAGCGAAGAAACAACAATAATCCAGAGGTTGCCCGCAGTAACAGAGTAAATTCAACTCCATGTTTTTTATGCATGTTTGATCAATGATTGCGTTCGGCGTtcttctattattttttaacattGTTTCTTTGGCTTTGTTTTGTATTTACACAGTCACCTGAGGTATCAGTTTCTGGTCATGGAGGTACATGCTACTTCTTTCTTACTCTTTGTTCctcttttcaattttaaaagCATGGCTCACAGTTTTTCTCTTGGCCTGaaactaatatttattttcacgTTGATCTCAACTGACTATCTACTGGCGCTCTGTAATGTTCCACTGATCGTTACCTCTTTTAAAGTCGCCAAATGAAAAAGTTGCTTTTGTACACAGGCAGTGTACCtgttaagaaaatattgtgTGTTTGGAATATAGATATCGAAGAAGGTGCAAATCTTGGTGGCGGTGGAACCTCCTCGGCTTCGATGACTGTTGCTGAGAAAGAAAGGCAAGTCAATCAAGTTTCTGGTGAAAGAAAATCTGAAAGCTCTTTTGGTCAGTCGGCTTCTAGAAGAGGTTCAGAGAGCGGCCCAGCTCCGTCGGCGTCAACTCGTCCTGGACTATCATCACCAAGCTCGTCAATTAGTTCGTTGCCGTCATCAGAAAAGTCCATTCTTAACCCGAATGCAAAGGTTTACTTTTTCTACTTGATTTGTTTCAAATTCTTTGTTGTGTTTACTAATCAAAAGTCATTGGTCTGATCAGGAATTCAAACCATCGCAATCACCAGCTCCTGTACGGCCTCAATCTTCAATTGCAGGTGGCTCATTCTACTACGCTGCTCCACCTCCACCGGTTCAGCAGATGCCTGTAATGCCTGTAATGCCTGCTGGTTACGGAGTAAGTTCACTTTATTTTATAGAGCCTAACTTTTACTAAAAAGAAACGAAGCAAAAGATGTGAAAAATATATGCAGGTTCAACCGCAATATCCTGGACAGCAGCAGCTTCTTCGTTATCCTGGCCACGAGTATCCTCAAACTTATTATCCTCCAAATGCACCTCCCCAGGTATGAAGACACTAAGATCACGAAAAATCCTACCTATTATACATCACTCttcacaaaaccaaaataagtaaataaatatttacgaAATTAGAAAAAGAAGTGTAATGATGAAGGACTTGTTGTGATGTTTTAGTATCAGCAGTGGCAGCAGCTGATGATGCAAGGTCAGGAGCTGATGATGCAAGGTCAGCATCCTAGGCCGCCGGATATGATTTACATGCCGCTGCCTCCTCCTTACCAGCCGGTCATTATTTCCCCTCTTCTTCATCcctattttttttggtttttgcttCTTGGATACTGagatatctctctctctctctctctctgttgtgTTTTACAGGGAAATCCACATAATCAAGGATGAGAGTAATAAACAGTTGGTCGTGATGTTGTTTTACTGGAACCATTTTCTACTTTTTAGATTCCCCATTGGATTTTAATATCTAGTgttaaaggaaaaaaacaaaagaatataaCAATGTACTTGTATTCTCTTGAATCTGAAGGTGTACATATCTTAGAGTTTAGGTCATTCTCATGTGTCTTAACTCTGCATACTCCCTTAATGTGAAATTGAAATTGATGAATTTTCTAAGGTTCTTTTATAGAGAAATTATGTAAACAAGGAATGTTAAACTCTTTTCCAGCTTAAGAATGAACTAACAGAACCATTGTTATTTACatcaaattaattattattatatatacatatatgcatGGACTATTATGGTGGGAAACAACTTGGTTAGTCTCGGTTTAGCATAAATTGAAAATAGATGGATGATAACGGGTTGGCCTAGAATGCTGTTCTGGAAGATCTTTGGGTCGATTTTAAAAGTTTGAATTTAGAACAGATTCTTCAAAGCTTCATTAAAGAAAAGTTTTAGGTCATGCCAATCGCCAACCGTATTCCTAAGACTTGTAAAATAATTTGCAATTTGTAAGGGTAAAAACAAGTACAAACATATTTTTCCAGAATGAAAATGAGACCTACATCAGTCCCCTAAACCAAGATATCTCTCCATCCATACACTAAAAAAAGGCTCCTCATAAAACTTGCGAGCCAAGAGAAATTAATGGGGCCACAAATCCAGTGCTTAATCAAAGTCAAGAAACTCCATTCTCTTCCTCATTGTTCCTCTCAGCTCACCCGCTTCCCTCTCCACTTTTTGCGCCTACACCACAAAAGCAGTCCCCATAACCAAATGATCAGCAAACACATCACAAGTTATCCAAGTTTGCTAATTAATTTGTAGTTAGAGTATGTGCTCTGACGCCTTACCCTTTTTATCTCTGTCTCTGAGACGCGAATCATGTGTGGAGGAAGCTCCTCTCTCTCTGTGTCCTAACACATGGTTTAAGGCCCAAATCAGTGAATTGAAAAAACACAAAGTGagataacaacaacaaagaaaagAACAAGGAGAAGTCTTACCATCTCACCAATCAGAACAACATTCTCTCCACGGATTACATAGAGGCCTAAAGGAATGTCGCAGTATTGCTCACCTACAATGACCCTCTCGCACGCACCTTCTAGAACCGCATTGGCTGTGTATTGACAGCAAATGACTTTTAATCTATCTCACTTATCATAAACATAGGAGAACGAAAAAGAAAAGGTGAATACCGAATTGATCAAAAGAACGGAGAGTTCCCATAAGCTTTCTACCATCTCTAAGGAGCACAAGTATTTTTCCTGCATCATTATTCATTAATAGCAGAGCCAACACCCATAAGTATCTGATGCACAATGAGTCATATTCGAAACATGTTATATTATACTTCTTTTAACGTTGAATCAAGAATGAACCGGTAATGCCTGCCATCATATTTGACATCGTGCAATGCTAACAATAATCATTGAACAGTATGAATCGACCAATTAAATAAACCAAAAGCTTTGATAATTCAATTTCACGAGCAATAATTTAGACTCTCTTTGCTACTGAGTAGTTCGCAACATTGAGCTCTAAAATGCGATTAGCCAATACATAATACACACATACGGTTGAACGAATCTGTaaaacagagagaaagagagagagagagagagagagagagagagagggattaCTATCGAGATAACTAGCGAGTGAAGTAGAAAGATAAATATCTTCAGGACCAGCCCAAGACATCCTCACTGACTCTATCCGCTCGAAATTGAACTAAAGTTCTCgtctttcttaaaaaaaacacaaccgATAACGTTGATGAGAGTAGGAGTAGCACTCAGACGAATcgaaaatttaacaaaaaggataaatttaggtttagggttcttGATTCAACTTAAGGAAAGCGATAAAAAGGTTGAGACTTTCTACTCTGGATCGAAAACACGGACACGGGTTCttcgaaaaaaaatataaaacccaAATCCGATCCAAACTTGGATGAGAAAATCGTTGCACGCCAGCAAAATCGACACCACTGGTTCTCTTGGAATATATATTCTTCGTTTATCCTTTTACAGAGCTAAGGGCAAAACTGTCATTAGACTCTAAAAACCAGTCAAGACCGGACTTAACTTACCCATTATTACACGCATTGGTCGGGTCCCACAATTACAAGTTCGGTCAGAAAAGTGGGCCCTTGATATATGGCAGCAACGACGTCGTTTATAAATGGGCTTGGGCCTGACTGGGTTGTCATCAATATTTAATCATTTTGTATGTTTGTTTCTAGAGAAGTGTTGATGCTCAATTCTACTTTGTTTCTAATGATTCTGATGTTTCatcaaactcaaactcaaactctttAACTGCAGTTGTGTGCTTAGCTGTGGATTGTATGACAAACAAAATTACACTCAACAAAAGGGATTCTGACATCCATTTCATATGATTTGACATGAACACATCAAACAAAAAGACAATGCGGATGAATAATCAGTCAGTCTCTAACCGAGCAATGTAGGTGTCATAGTAACTCCCAGCTTTCTCAAGATCTCCCAGCTCAGTATAACAATCTGCAATAGCTCCATACGCTTCAGTGCTCCCAGAATCTTCTCCTTCCCTATTCGAGATAGCCAGAACCATGTTGTGGTACTGTATGGCTTCTCTATACTTCCCTTGACGCTGCAGCGAAGCGCCTAACCCTCTGGCAGCTTTCTTCTCTTCGATGGGGTCTCCGAGACTCTGCGCAAGTTCCAAAGCGATCTTGAACTCCGCAAAAGCTTTCTCTAGCTCTTGGTTCCTcagaaaggtcttccctgtctTCAGCTTGGAGATCAATTCTTGTTTCTTTGGGTCCACAATGATCTCGCTCTCTGATGGGATTCTAGCTCCTACAGGTGCGTAGCTTAGCCCTGGTGCGTAAGACTCGATTTTGGCTTGTCTCCGAAGGGCTGTGTTGATCTGTCGTAGCTGTTCGTTCAGCCTCTGTAACTCCCCTTTCCTCTGCCGAGCAACCAACCCTGGACAGTGTTATCAAAACCGCAGTTTGAGTACAGTTATGTAGAAGCGTATACAGAAGAAAGAGGACGTTACTAACCTCCAACAGTGGCTCCAACAAGTGCTACAAGCAACAAAACTGGCATGTTGAAGATGGAACTCTCTGGCTCACATATCTCAGCAGCCAACGCTTCGAGAGGTGTACCCATGAGAAGGGAGTTTGTCAACAACACTGCCACCACAGGTAACTTGAGCTTCCCGATTCCCTGCGACAATCGATGTCTAAAGGCTTACTTACTATCACAATATTCAAGGAACATAAAACTCATAGGTTTGTTTAGATGCATATGCAAAACACACCTCAAAAGCTGATAACTTATCAAAAGTTTCAAAGCTGGCAAATGGTGTTTGGCTTCCACGCTCATTAAGAGTGGTAGACAAAGGTTTAATCTTGGAGATAAGATGGTGTGCTCCAGGCGTTCTGACTAAGGTGTAGCCAATAGGTTTTGCTAACTTCCCAgtctctgaaaaaaaaaaaaatcacgctGGAGTATAAAACATGCTTTAACTACAAACCAAACCAATGTTTATCTATATggcaaaattttgattttttttttttttttttgtttttgcccAAAGTAAACCATTTTCTTCGTTCAAACACTAGCTACTTCCCTGAACATATTGCGTTTTCTCGGAGACCAAACAATTGCCCAAATAGCTTTAAGCATAAGTGATTTCGATGCCTCGTTAGCAAAAGAGGATCACTCACAACACAAAGGAACAGAGAATCTGAAGTGGGTGAAACGATGAGCTAACCTGGACCTCGAGAATTTTCGTGCGGCGGAGTACGGACGGTGGAAGTATGGGAGAAGGAGGAGCAGCACCGGATAATCGCCGCCATCTCTCTGAGGATGTTTTTTGATGACGTTTTGctgagttttattttatttatttatccgaaaaactaaaataataattaattgattTCATTACCAGCGGTGATGAGACTCCCCCCCTACTGTTTCGCTTAATTACACTTATGCCCTTTTCACAAACCTTCAGGAGTTGAAAACGCGGCGTTTCATGACAACTACTGTGTTCACAAGATTATATACCACCTTCCAGCTAAACAAAGCATCATGTGCTCTAGATCCCACGGCGCTTCAAGTCCTGAATCTTGTCAAAAACTGGTAAAAATCTTTTACATGAACATTAATTAACTCACAGGTTGCAGTCCAACAGAGCATTACGTATCAATTATTTGCATTATGTATGAACTATATCACACGTGAAGACGGTAAGCAGGAACAGAACATAACTCATCATTGTTTCATATCATATGTTAAGTACATTATATTACAAAATGATCAAGATTGAGTATAGACTGAATCCAGGTTCTGCAGAGTATAAGCAGCATACTGGACCAGAGATTTTTGTATAATGTGCATTGAATAGGCATGCAGTACTATAGATTAGGATCAAATCATGATTAATGCTCTGCCATTTTATGCACTAAACACAGTTTTGTAAGGAGGAAAAAAACGTACGTAGCTCATCATTGTTTCAGTCTCACAGACAACGTTTTCatcaaatatgttttttaagTACAGAAAAAATGATCAAGATTGAGTATATATTGTTTGTTCAACTGATTCAGTTTCAGCCTTTTTGGTAGGATCAGAGGTTAGATTTAAGTCTCTCATCCTCAGTCCTAACATGGTTTCTGGTAATGTCACCAATGGTGGGACAACCAGAAAGTGCCATAGTTAACTCAAACTCATTCTTCAACATCTCAATCACTTTCTTCACTCCATCTTCACCCTTAGCTGCCAGCCCATAGACTATAGGCCTCCCTATCTGCATCACCACCAAACCAAATAGTGTCACTAAATCAACTTGAAAGATGTATACCAAGTCCCAAACCACAACACTACTCAAAAGCTTACAAGAACAGCTTGAGCTCCTAGCGCCAGAGCTTTGAAAACATCTGTTCCTCGTCTCACTCCTCCATCTAGCAAAACTGGAATCCTACCTTTAACCACATTAACAACCTGCAGTTTCATAAAAGATAACAGTTTGGTCGTTAAGAAGAATAAGTCTGTTCTAAAATCaaagtttaatttgattggtGTACCTCTTCTAGAACAGTTATAGTAGCTGGGGAGTAATCTAGCTGGCGACCCCCATGGTTGGATACAACAATTCCATCTACACCGGCTTCAACAGCCTTAAGAGCTGCCAATATAATCAGTTTTATAGTATGCCACACTCACATGCTATATAATGGCGTATGAGACAGGAGTCTTACCATCTTCAGGAGTGAGTATTCCTTTGATTAGTATTGGCAACTTTGTAATAGATCTTAACCACTCGATGTCCTAATCATTTTTGCAGTGCAAAACATTATATAGAATCCACTCACACTCTCATAGAAACTTTTCTTGTATAGTATTGTTACCTTCCAGTTCAAAGAAGCATCAAGAGCACGAGAGGCGAATGCTTCAACCCCTGAACCTTCACTCTGAGAACAAAGTATCACGTCAAGAACAGGTAAGTGATCGAAccttactactactactactcaCAGGTTGGACTTCGGTTAAACCTTCGAAGTTCCTCAGCTTCTGTGGTATCATTCTACAGAAAGAAGTTTGAAAACTCCAACTTCAGATAGACTATAAAGGAAAGCAAAGAAGCTTATTATATGTGAGAGTGGTTACTTGTTCTTTATATCTGCTTCCCTTCTACCAAGTTTAGGAACATCAACAGTCAAAACTATGGCCTTGTATCCAGCTTTCTCAGCTCTTTTCACCACCTGAGCAGTTACATCACGTCTCTCGAACACCTACAAAATAAATCAGAGCCAACTAAGAAACTGCAGCCTAAAAGACTACACCAAGGAAGCATGTTGAGTCCTACTTACATATATTTGAAGAAACCGAACCGCGTTACAACTTAAAGCAACCTCCTCAAGAGTGCATGAAGACATACATGATACTATCTGAAATTCATTCACACAaccaaaaaaagatatattCATCACCTTTGAAACCTAAACAGAATGCAAAAAACATGTGCTCCTATAAACACCTTAGTACCATGATAGTGTTACACGCAGCTGCAGCTTTAGCAGTAACAGTTTCTCCTAACATAAAAGAccaataaaaaatcaatatCCCAACAATGTCATATAACCTTAGTACAAGTTATGAAACTGAGACCTTGTGGATGAGCCAACATATGGTTTCCTGTTGGAGCAATCATGATAGGAGCTGAGATAGGGTAACCCAAGATTCTTGTAGACATATCTATCTTGCTCACATCAACGAGAACCCGAGGCCTAAACCTGAATACCACTATGTTATATATACTTGTCACCCACTAAACTGTAAAAGGATAACTGTAATGGATATTGTTACATGATTCTACTGAAAGCTTCCACATTTTCCTTGAGAGTGTGTTTATCCTCTGCTGCTCCACTATAGTAGTCATAGTACATCTTAGGGAGAGCCTGTCTCGCCAGCTCTTGAAACTCATTCACGTTTACGATTTGGTCCATCTCTATCtaatcaaaagaaagaaactcaaAAACACTGCTATAATAATCATACCAGAACATTTTGCTCTAACATCGAAGATTAAAACAGAGATGATCAAATCTTTTTAAGAGGGTCTTCATATCATTACTTTGATGTTAACCAGACAAGGACCAGTTCTTAAAACCAAAGTATCCATTACATGACTTGCTTCGTCTACTTCAAATGAAAGTAGCTAAGTTCTtgaaaccacaaaaaaaaagctaataTTGGCTAAGGTCATTAAGGTTTTCGGAAGtaataaaaaacataatatatgatCTAAAAAGCTGAATGTAGTAGAAAAGTACTCACATATCTGAAGAAACCCAGATGCAGATAAAGTAAGGTCAACGCTATTTCTTGTAATAAAGTATATAACATTGATCTCAATATCTTATCATGATACTGAATCATGCGACCCTCTAACTCCTCCAGAGTGTTACGGCCCATATAGATAAAATTGGTCGGCCCAATAAATTATGTAACCCATATGAATAAGGACGTCAACGGTTACTTGTTGGTCATGAAACAGTGAGAATCAACATTCAATAGTCTTACCTTATGTAAATGTCCTCAAATTTTTCATAAACTGGAATGTAGCCGTTGGATCAttggaaaagaaaaaggaaactaagaaGAATACAAATAATCCAAATCCTTGTTCTTAGATTTTCATAATCTTTTGTTATATTTCATAATCTCCGGAGAAAATCTGTAATGAATCCTAAAAGATGTGCTGCTTGCAAATATTTGAGAAGAAGATGTCCAAAAGATTGCATTTTCTCACCTTATTTCCCTCCAAGTGATCCTGATAAATTTTCATGTATCCACAGAATCTATGGGGCTGGCGACGTTTCCAAAATGCTTCAGGTATAATATAAAGTctttgtgtgtatatatatttgtatatgttCTAAGTCCCcttgtattaaaaatattgatgGTGGATCTTTGGACAGCAACTTCCTGTTCAGACAAGAGCTGAAGCGGTGGAATCTTTGTCCTTTGAAGCAAAATGCAGAGTAGAAGATCCTGTTTATGGATGTGTTGGGATTATTTCTTTACTCCAAACTCATATTCAGAAAACCCAAACTCTTTTGGCTAAAACTCAAGCTGAGATTGCTGTTGCTCAAACCAAACATAGCCAACACACAAATCTCTGAACttaaatgtaatttttcagtTCCATCTATAATTTTTCCAAATAAAATCTCTTATTTAATCTCTGTTTCTGATATGCAAGACTACGATATGTACTTCCTACCATACACCTTGCtagtaactttattttaactgTTTTACCAAGTTTGTGTCCCATTGCTAAATCTTTTTAATTGCATAGAATGAAATTATCTTCCAACAGTGTATAAACTGGTTAAATAAACATTGCCACCCTTTTTTGTTTGTACTACCAAAATCACATCGATACCAAACCGATAAGGACATGTTTCCGGTTTGATACAAATTTACAAACGTAGGCTCAACCACTATCAGAACAAGGGATGATGATTATGGATACAAGAGAAACTATTCTCAATGATACATTTACCTGGAAACAAAGAGCACGTGATATCTCAGATCATTTCACTCTTCAACACTCGTGTGTCGTGCCACTCTCTGCGATGTGAATCATGTGTTATCTTTCATTTGCTTGGATCCTATGAACCCTTTGGTCTCTCAAATCATTTCCCTTTGCTACGAAAATTGGAGAGTGAAAAGAATGACCTTGGTGCTGCAATAAACATGACGGTTAAAAGTCAGTTAAAAGCATATAGCTAACAGTCAAAGAGTGTGAGATCCCAGCTTCGCTATATAATACAATGGAGTAGACATTTGAGATCTCAGTTCATATGATTAAAACCTCGGATGGTTAGTGTCTAGATTCTTTGGTGTTTCATAATATACCTTCAACCCTTAGACTCTATAGAGAGTAAAGAATGGTTAGGAAGATTACCTTTTACAGAAGCTCCTGACGCCTGATCCTCCTTCAGTTTAAAGCTTAATGGTGCACTTGTGTTTTGTGCTGTAATTAGGTACACACAATGTTAGACTCACATCAAGATGAACATAATGAGAAATCATTTTCTAAACCTCTTTGGATGCATTAAGTATAATATGAGAATCATAAAGGTTGTTACCTTGTTCATTGTATAGCTCACTCTCGTTAAAGCTATCATCAGAGGCCTGCGTCTGCAAAAACCCCATCCTCGACTTCCTCAAGTCTTCTGATGATCGATTTGCAAGATCTCGTCCATCTTCAGTATCATCATCCCCTTCAGAGGTTGTAGCAGAGATCCAATCAGACAAATTCTCAGCCGCACGGTTCTTCCTTCCAAAATTCAACAGCCTCTTCAACCCTTTAGTCACATCCTGCTGGCACTGACTCTGAGATGGATTATTATTACCACCACCAACACCACGTTTCTGAGCAGCAGCTCCTCCCCATTTCTTCCTCATCTGAGTTGTATCATTCTCAGTTTGGTTAAGGGAAGACAAGTTCCAGAAAGCAGGACTACCCACTGGTGAGTCCTCCACTGTAGCATGTGAATCCAGGAATGAACCGATGGTTTGATGATTTCTAGAAGGTAACTCAGCATTTGAATCAGGCTCAAGCTGAGAATTAGATTCACCATTACCACCCCATTCTTCAAACTCTTGACTATGTCTTGACTTCTCATTCTCTGCATCCGTAAAAGCTTCTTCTGCGTCATCAACCACTTCTTCCATCTCCTCCTTTTCCATTTCCTCTGATCCTTCTGAAGCCTTATCAAGATTCAAAGGTACAGAAACATCATCCTCTGACTTCAACTGAGAGACATCTGCCAACTCAGCAGCTTCTTCAGCAGCACCTTTTCTGATACTTGCCGGCCTTCTTGGTTTCTCTTCTTCAGTTACAGCCTTCGGTCTAACAGAGCTTCTCGCCTGTGAACGGACACCATTTTTTCCAACTCCCGAGGCTGGTTTCATCATGCCTTCCTGCTTCTTGAACTCGGCGAAGTTAGGGACTGACTGTGCAAGAACTTTGTCTTGTCCTCTCCGTCTAACAGCACTGGGTGTAGAAACTTTGGCTGAAGAGCGTGAAGCTGATGTGGCAGCGGTTCGAGCAGTCAAGgaacttgttttgttttgttgcagCTTCTTACTCTGAGTGCTCCTGGaaacatcttcatcttcttcagtgAGGAATGAACAAATCGGATGCTGTCAAGACATTacattattaaaacttattagTTATTAGGAAACAAATGATTACATTTCACCCacgaaaaggtaaaaaaaaaaattcagaatatAGTGACGTATACCTGATCCTTTTTAGCACTCAGCCTAGAATTGAAGTACACAAGCTTCTCTGCACGTCGAACATCTGAGTCACGTCTTCCCGTAGACTGAGAAAATTTGGCTTTCATCTCAGAGTTACTGCGATCAAGTATATCTTGCATCAACTTCAACTTGGCTTCCTTCTCGGACCTTCTCAAACTCCAGTCTTCCTTCAGCTTCACGTCTCTCTTCTGCATATACTTCTCATATGACTTTCCTCTAGAATTATCTGAAAAGCTGATCTCTGGAATTTTTTGCCTTGTGGTATTATCTCCATAGTCATTGTTACCAACCATCTTCATTGTCGGCGGAGTTTTGAACTTGTCTTCATCATTTGAGCTTAAAGTTGGCGTTGCTGGAGTCTTCTGATCCTCTGCTACAGGTCTTCTAGGCTGTGAAGTGGCAGCCTGTGGCTTACCTCTACGGACAGAACTGGATTGATCCCCCGGCACACGGAGCATGTGTTCAGCAAATAGCTTTTCAAGCTCGTTTGCTTTCACTTTCAATTCATCATTCAGCTCTTGGCTTCCCTTAGACGCTCTGGCCCTTTGAACTTGCTCTGCTGGGGCCATTTGGCTCATAGTATCACTCTCGGAACCTTCAGCCCTTCTACCTTGCGGTCTTTTCATCTGATCAGAACCTAAAAGACGATGGTGCAAGAAAAAATAATCAGAAGATTGCTAAATTTTCCCCTTTTGTCCAAGtcagtatataaagaaaatGTACAAGTCTAGAAAAGAATCTAGGCAAGTTATCAAAATTGAGAATTAGTCGTTTACCTATTCTCAGACTCAActgtttaataataaaaaagaataCTTCAACAGTCATGGATCATGATCATTTTCAGGCATtagaaaaacaaagaagataCCATAGACGGCTAAGAATACAAAAGAATGAGTTAAGCAATGCATGATGGTTAGAGGAACTACCACACATGAACTATCTCTATATAAGAAAATGCATATAAAGGAAAGACCAagacattttttattttactgaCCTCCATAGACTTGTGTCTTTCTCTGACGATCCTCAACTGGTGGTGACTGCCTAGACGAAGGCTCTTTCCTAGGAGACTCTGCAGTTCCTCCATTGCTCCGGACACTAGTGAAATTAGATTCAGTACCACCTAACTGCTGTAGTGTAGACAATGAATGACTCAGAGGATCTCTAAACTGTATTTGGTCCTGCTTATTTAATTCAAAATCGCCCATTTTGTTATCAGATTCATCATCATCTCTATTTGCATTCCTTGAGTAATCCAAAGTCCCTCTGGAACTTTTC of the Brassica rapa cultivar Chiifu-401-42 chromosome A03, CAAS_Brap_v3.01, whole genome shotgun sequence genome contains:
- the LOC103859552 gene encoding sm-like protein LSM1B, with translation MSWAGPEDIYLSTSLASYLDRKILVLLRDGRKLMGTLRSFDQFANAVLEGACERVIVGEQYCDIPLGLYVIRGENVVLIGEMDTEREELPPHMIRVSETEIKRAQKVEREAGELRGTMRKRMEFLDFD
- the LOC103859554 gene encoding protein FLUORESCENT IN BLUE LIGHT, chloroplastic isoform X1, producing MAAIIRCCSSFSHTSTVRTPPHENSRGPETGKLAKPIGYTLVRTPGAHHLISKIKPLSTTLNERGSQTPFASFETFDKLSAFEGIGKLKLPVVAVLLTNSLLMGTPLEALAAEICEPESSIFNMPVLLLVALVGATVGGLVARQRKGELQRLNEQLRQINTALRRQAKIESYAPGLSYAPVGARIPSESEIIVDPKKQELISKLKTGKTFLRNQELEKAFAEFKIALELAQSLGDPIEEKKAARGLGASLQRQGKYREAIQYHNMVLAISNREGEDSGSTEAYGAIADCYTELGDLEKAGSYYDTYIARLETD
- the LOC103859554 gene encoding protein FLUORESCENT IN BLUE LIGHT, chloroplastic isoform X2, which gives rise to MAAIIRCCSSFSHTSTVRTPPHENSRVSETGKLAKPIGYTLVRTPGAHHLISKIKPLSTTLNERGSQTPFASFETFDKLSAFEGIGKLKLPVVAVLLTNSLLMGTPLEALAAEICEPESSIFNMPVLLLVALVGATVGGLVARQRKGELQRLNEQLRQINTALRRQAKIESYAPGLSYAPVGARIPSESEIIVDPKKQELISKLKTGKTFLRNQELEKAFAEFKIALELAQSLGDPIEEKKAARGLGASLQRQGKYREAIQYHNMVLAISNREGEDSGSTEAYGAIADCYTELGDLEKAGSYYDTYIARLETD
- the LOC103859554 gene encoding protein FLUORESCENT IN BLUE LIGHT, chloroplastic isoform X3, with translation MAAIIRCCSSFSHTSTVRTPPHENSRETGKLAKPIGYTLVRTPGAHHLISKIKPLSTTLNERGSQTPFASFETFDKLSAFEGIGKLKLPVVAVLLTNSLLMGTPLEALAAEICEPESSIFNMPVLLLVALVGATVGGLVARQRKGELQRLNEQLRQINTALRRQAKIESYAPGLSYAPVGARIPSESEIIVDPKKQELISKLKTGKTFLRNQELEKAFAEFKIALELAQSLGDPIEEKKAARGLGASLQRQGKYREAIQYHNMVLAISNREGEDSGSTEAYGAIADCYTELGDLEKAGSYYDTYIARLETD